A genomic region of Friedmanniella luteola contains the following coding sequences:
- a CDS encoding M15 family metallopeptidase produces MQLQPSPGRRRVALLATALAGLLVLAPSGAHADTPAPAPAPALTPTASPSPSGTPTSGTPGSGSPTPSASRSTPSTTPGATPSTTPAPPVAASPAPTGAARPAPARPAAAARAAAGDVAVSLRVSPSGSPVAGRFFQDVGRYAFTGTATALPAGSSIAVYQRPASRTTWTRVSSAAVVDGSFSSARPVTSMGSFVFVATTGGAPGSGDEVRSAEVRVQVVDSTVSLGRPPARVDSLKNPTLNGSVVPARQGVDVHLDVKVGSRFRLHTTARTDAAGRFRATFSYGQGKLAGYPVRATTKAPNRDRWEISGSRTVQRVAVLNAVVHKTTAAEVAKTYRKGCPVGRSKLSTITMNYYGRDKVMHRGMLVIRTDLVAEIERSFGKGLSARFPIAKMNNPNVYGGNDPKQMAANNTSGFNCRKVVGNPYAQSPHSYGIAIDVDTVQNPYRDSTGRWWPANGKSYIDRTPLRFGMLGTKSALTRQLRSDGFFWGGLWNPGRDYQHFEYRR; encoded by the coding sequence ATGCAGTTGCAGCCCTCCCCCGGGCGGCGGCGCGTCGCGCTGCTCGCCACCGCCCTCGCCGGACTGCTCGTGCTCGCGCCCTCGGGTGCCCACGCCGACACCCCCGCCCCGGCCCCGGCCCCGGCGCTGACGCCGACCGCTAGCCCCAGCCCGTCGGGGACCCCGACGAGCGGCACGCCCGGCTCCGGGTCCCCCACGCCGTCGGCGTCGCGGTCCACGCCCAGCACCACCCCCGGCGCCACGCCGTCGACGACCCCCGCTCCGCCCGTGGCCGCGAGCCCGGCGCCCACCGGCGCGGCGAGGCCCGCACCCGCCCGGCCCGCCGCCGCGGCACGCGCGGCGGCCGGGGACGTCGCGGTCAGCCTCCGGGTCAGCCCCAGCGGCAGCCCGGTCGCCGGGCGCTTCTTCCAGGACGTCGGTCGCTACGCCTTCACCGGCACCGCGACCGCGCTGCCGGCCGGCAGCAGCATCGCCGTCTACCAGCGTCCGGCCAGCCGCACGACGTGGACCCGCGTCTCCAGCGCGGCCGTGGTGGACGGGTCCTTCTCGTCCGCGCGACCGGTCACCTCGATGGGGTCGTTCGTCTTCGTGGCCACCACGGGTGGCGCGCCCGGCAGTGGCGACGAGGTGCGCAGCGCCGAGGTCCGCGTGCAGGTCGTCGACTCGACCGTCAGCCTCGGCAGGCCCCCGGCCAGGGTGGACTCCCTCAAGAACCCCACGCTGAACGGGTCCGTCGTGCCGGCGCGCCAGGGCGTCGACGTGCACCTCGACGTGAAGGTGGGCAGCCGGTTCCGGCTCCACACCACGGCGCGGACCGACGCCGCCGGACGGTTCAGGGCCACGTTCTCCTACGGCCAGGGCAAGCTCGCGGGCTACCCGGTGCGGGCCACCACCAAGGCCCCGAACCGGGACCGCTGGGAGATCAGCGGCAGCCGCACGGTCCAGCGCGTCGCCGTGCTCAACGCCGTCGTCCACAAGACCACGGCCGCCGAGGTGGCCAAGACGTACCGCAAGGGCTGCCCGGTCGGCCGCTCGAAGCTCAGCACCATCACCATGAACTACTACGGCCGGGACAAGGTGATGCACCGCGGGATGCTGGTCATCCGGACCGACCTCGTGGCGGAGATCGAGCGCAGCTTCGGCAAGGGCCTGAGCGCCCGCTTCCCCATCGCCAAGATGAACAACCCCAACGTCTACGGCGGCAACGACCCGAAGCAGATGGCGGCGAACAACACCAGCGGGTTCAACTGCCGCAAGGTGGTCGGCAACCCGTACGCGCAGTCCCCGCACTCCTACGGGATCGCCATCGACGTCGACACCGTGCAGAACCCGTACCGCGACTCGACGGGCAGGTGGTGGCCGGCCAACGGGAAGTCCTACATCGACCGCACCCCGCTGCGCTTCGGCATGCTGGGCACGAAGTCCGCGCTGACCAGGCAGCTGCGCTCCGACGGCTTCTTCTGGGGCGGTCTGTGGAACCCGGGCCGGGACTACCAGCACTTCGAGTACCGGCGATGA
- a CDS encoding Fpg/Nei family DNA glycosylase — protein sequence MPELPEVESARATVERAGLHRRIVQVDDTDTWECRPHPPGEIRAALLGRSLTGAFRRGKSMWCETSGLGRSRTPGPVLGLHLGMSGRILVTGPDGTLTEGGDWLGGRYGQGGEEPGRKAVWDRFTLTFADGGTLRLFDKRRLGRVRLDPDTSALGPDAELVDAAELAARLRRGRSPVKARLLDQSVVAGVGNLLADETLWQARLSPRRPVDELTDAELDRLHDALHTATRAAIDQGGVHTGEVIPFRGAGRHCPRCGAEMVRDTVGGRTTWWCPAEQR from the coding sequence GTGCCCGAGCTGCCCGAGGTCGAGAGTGCCCGCGCCACCGTGGAGCGGGCCGGGCTGCACCGCCGCATCGTCCAGGTCGACGACACCGACACCTGGGAGTGCCGGCCGCACCCGCCCGGCGAGATCCGCGCGGCCCTGCTCGGCCGCTCGCTGACCGGCGCCTTCCGCCGGGGCAAGTCGATGTGGTGCGAGACGTCGGGCCTCGGCCGGTCGCGCACGCCGGGGCCCGTGCTGGGGCTGCACCTGGGGATGAGCGGCCGGATCCTGGTCACCGGCCCTGACGGCACGCTGACCGAGGGCGGCGACTGGCTCGGCGGCCGCTACGGCCAGGGCGGGGAGGAGCCCGGCCGGAAGGCCGTGTGGGACCGCTTCACCCTGACCTTCGCCGACGGCGGCACGTTGCGGCTGTTCGACAAGCGACGGCTCGGCCGGGTCCGGCTCGACCCGGACACCAGCGCGCTCGGCCCGGACGCCGAGCTGGTCGACGCGGCGGAGCTGGCCGCCCGGCTCCGGCGCGGCCGGTCCCCGGTGAAGGCTCGCCTGCTGGACCAGTCCGTCGTCGCCGGCGTCGGGAACCTGCTGGCCGACGAGACCCTGTGGCAGGCGCGGCTGTCGCCCCGCCGGCCGGTGGACGAGCTGACCGACGCCGAGCTGGACCGGCTGCACGACGCGCTGCACACCGCGACGCGGGCGGCGATCGACCAGGGCGGGGTGCACACCGGCGAGGTGATCCCCTTCCGGGGAGCCGGCCGGCACTGCCCGCGGTGCGGCGCGGAGATGGTCCGGGACACCGTCGGCGGACGCACCACCTGGTGGTGCCCGGCCGAGCAGCGCTGA
- the arfB gene encoding alternative ribosome rescue aminoacyl-tRNA hydrolase ArfB: MAADGPLEVTADFVVDPEELRWRFSRASGPGGQGVNTTDSRVELAWTPAGSASLARLPVALQERLTARLAGQLVQGAVVVVASEHRAQLRNRAAARDRLVVRLRQALAPPPPRRRGTRPTRGSVERRLQGKRVRAGVKAGRRRGRDAGWS; the protein is encoded by the coding sequence ATGGCTGCCGACGGACCGCTCGAGGTGACCGCGGACTTCGTGGTCGACCCCGAGGAGCTGCGCTGGCGGTTCTCCCGCGCCTCCGGTCCCGGCGGGCAGGGCGTCAACACCACCGACAGCCGGGTCGAGCTGGCCTGGACGCCGGCCGGGTCGGCCTCGCTGGCCCGGCTGCCGGTCGCGCTGCAGGAGCGGCTGACGGCCCGGCTGGCCGGCCAGCTGGTGCAGGGGGCCGTCGTGGTGGTGGCGTCGGAGCACCGGGCCCAGCTCCGCAACCGGGCGGCCGCCCGGGACCGGCTGGTGGTCCGGCTGCGGCAGGCCCTGGCCCCGCCCCCGCCGCGACGGCGCGGCACCCGGCCGACCCGCGGATCGGTCGAGCGGCGGCTGCAGGGCAAGCGGGTCCGCGCCGGCGTCAAGGCCGGGCGACGGCGGGGCCGGGACGCCGGCTGGTCCTGA
- a CDS encoding LacI family DNA-binding transcriptional regulator — protein sequence MTAPKLGHPASIRDVARIAGVSRQTVSRVINDHPSLRPETRDRVQAVIDQLHYRPNPIARALGGSRSRTFGVIASQRTQWGPSAAIQGIELAARDAGYLVNTTNLASTEPQVIRDALALQVEHKVEGLVIIAPQTRTLDQIDELALDIPYVLLHSRAQGDEHELFVDQLAGARAATRHLVQLGHRDVFHLAGPQEWIEAEARMQGFLTEMIDADLPIRPPILGDWTPDFGYHAGRELARFRDFTAVFTANDQMALGLVHAFRDAGLDVPRDVSVVGFDDMPEAAHFWPPLTTVRQDFEELGRRCVARLLGGSEGEEPAPLEPQLVVRGSTAAPSR from the coding sequence GTGACCGCGCCCAAGCTCGGTCACCCCGCGAGCATCCGGGACGTCGCCCGGATCGCCGGCGTCTCGCGGCAGACGGTCTCCCGGGTGATCAACGACCACCCCAGCCTCCGTCCGGAGACGCGGGACCGGGTGCAGGCGGTGATCGACCAGCTGCACTACCGGCCCAACCCGATCGCCCGGGCGCTGGGCGGCAGCCGCTCCCGGACCTTCGGCGTCATCGCCTCCCAGCGCACCCAGTGGGGGCCCTCCGCCGCCATCCAGGGGATCGAGCTGGCCGCCCGGGACGCCGGGTACCTGGTCAACACCACGAACCTGGCCTCGACCGAGCCCCAGGTCATCCGCGACGCCCTCGCGCTGCAGGTCGAGCACAAGGTCGAGGGGCTGGTGATCATCGCCCCGCAGACCCGGACGCTCGACCAGATCGACGAGCTGGCCCTCGACATCCCCTACGTGCTGCTGCACTCCCGCGCCCAGGGCGACGAGCACGAGCTGTTCGTCGACCAGCTCGCGGGTGCCCGGGCCGCCACCCGGCACCTGGTGCAGCTGGGTCACCGGGACGTGTTCCACCTGGCGGGGCCGCAGGAGTGGATCGAGGCCGAGGCGCGGATGCAGGGCTTCCTCACCGAGATGATCGACGCGGACCTGCCGATCCGGCCGCCGATCCTGGGTGACTGGACGCCGGACTTCGGGTACCACGCGGGCCGCGAGCTCGCCCGGTTCCGCGACTTCACCGCGGTGTTCACCGCGAACGACCAGATGGCGCTGGGGCTGGTGCACGCCTTCCGCGACGCCGGCCTGGACGTGCCCCGGGACGTCAGCGTCGTCGGCTTCGACGACATGCCCGAGGCGGCGCACTTCTGGCCGCCGCTCACCACCGTCCGCCAAGACTTCGAGGAGCTGGGCCGCCGCTGCGTCGCCCGGCTGCTCGGCGGCAGCGAGGGGGAGGAACCCGCCCCGTTGGAGCCGCAGCTGGTGGTCCGCGGCTCGACGGCGGCGCCGTCACGCTGA
- the chvE gene encoding multiple monosaccharide ABC transporter substrate-binding protein, with translation MINRRRMLAGLAATAALTLTVSACGGGRAGAGGDTSAAPGSNAGALIGVAMPTKTSERWIDDGNNVKAKLEALGYKVDLQYANDKVPDQQQQIESMLNNGAKALIVASIDGTALTTQLADAGTDGVKVIAYDRLINGSPNVDYYVTFDNEKVGIQQGTSLLTGLGILDAAGKETGKKGPFNVELFAGSPDDNNATFFYKGAMGVLQPYIDNGTLVVPSGQTEFQQVATQQWKLDTAQARMETILNGFYSGKDLDGVLSPYDGISRGILNATKSAGIDNPVVTGQDAEKPSDKLILDGVQYSTIFKDTRLLGNTAATMVDDVLNGRTPETNDNETYNNKVKVVPSYLHESVIITKDNLTKEVVDSGYYTQEEVEKGE, from the coding sequence GTGATCAACAGACGCCGTATGCTCGCCGGTCTCGCGGCCACCGCCGCCCTGACCCTCACCGTGTCCGCCTGTGGCGGCGGCCGCGCCGGGGCCGGTGGCGACACCTCCGCCGCTCCCGGCTCCAACGCCGGCGCCCTGATCGGCGTGGCGATGCCCACCAAGACGTCCGAGCGCTGGATCGACGACGGCAACAACGTCAAGGCCAAGCTCGAGGCGCTCGGCTACAAGGTCGACCTGCAGTACGCGAACGACAAGGTCCCCGACCAGCAGCAGCAGATCGAGTCCATGCTGAACAACGGCGCCAAGGCGCTGATCGTGGCCTCCATCGACGGCACCGCGCTCACCACGCAGCTGGCCGACGCCGGCACCGACGGCGTCAAGGTCATCGCCTACGACCGGCTGATCAACGGCTCGCCGAACGTCGACTACTACGTGACGTTCGACAACGAGAAGGTCGGCATCCAGCAGGGCACGTCGCTGCTCACCGGCCTCGGCATCCTCGACGCCGCGGGCAAGGAGACCGGCAAGAAGGGCCCGTTCAACGTCGAGCTCTTCGCCGGCAGCCCGGACGACAACAACGCCACGTTCTTCTACAAGGGCGCGATGGGCGTGCTGCAGCCCTACATCGACAACGGCACCCTCGTCGTGCCGTCGGGCCAGACCGAGTTCCAGCAGGTCGCCACCCAGCAGTGGAAGCTCGACACCGCGCAGGCCCGGATGGAGACCATCCTCAACGGCTTCTACTCCGGCAAGGACCTCGACGGCGTGCTCTCGCCCTACGACGGCATCTCGCGCGGCATCCTGAACGCCACCAAGTCGGCGGGCATCGACAACCCGGTCGTCACCGGCCAGGACGCCGAGAAGCCCTCGGACAAGCTGATCCTCGACGGCGTGCAGTACTCGACGATCTTCAAGGACACCCGCCTGCTGGGCAACACCGCGGCCACCATGGTCGACGACGTGCTGAACGGCAGGACCCCCGAGACGAACGACAACGAGACCTACAACAACAAGGTCAAGGTCGTCCCGTCCTACCTGCACGAGTCGGTCATCATCACCAAGGACAACCTCACCAAGGAGGTCGTCGACTCCGGCTACTACACCCAGGAAGAGGTCGAGAAGGGCGAGTGA
- the mmsA gene encoding multiple monosaccharide ABC transporter ATP-binding protein codes for MADHILEMVNITKTFPGVKALQDVNLTVERGEVHAICGENGAGKSTLMKVLSGVYPHGTYEGEIILDGQPASFSGIRDSEKSGVVIIHQELALSPFLSIAENIFLGNEQARRGVIDWNATNLEAARLLQRVGLTENPITKITDIGVGKQQLVEIAKALSKDVRLLILDEPTAALNDEDSAHLLDLLRGLREHGITCIIISHKLNEIKAIADRVTVIRDGRTIETLDLDADDISEERIIRGMVGRDLQSRYPDRTPDIGEEVLRIEDWTVQHPLEHSRTVVDHANLYVRAGEVVGIAGLMGAGRTELAMSVFGRSYGHNITGNLYKDGRQIQLRTVRDAIKNGIAYATEDRKRYGLNLIDDIKRNISGAALEKLAKTGWVDANRETVVANDYRQSMRIKAPNVGVLTGKLSGGNQQKVVLSKWMFTDPDVLILDEPTRGIDVGAKYEIYTIINTLAAQGKAIIVISSELPELMGICDRIYALAAGRITGEVEVAGAKAEDLMHYMTMDKDGSR; via the coding sequence ATGGCTGACCACATCCTTGAGATGGTGAACATCACCAAGACGTTCCCGGGCGTGAAAGCGCTGCAGGACGTGAACCTGACCGTCGAGCGCGGCGAGGTGCACGCGATCTGCGGCGAGAACGGCGCCGGGAAGTCGACGCTGATGAAGGTGCTGTCGGGGGTCTACCCGCACGGCACCTACGAGGGCGAGATCATCCTCGACGGTCAGCCGGCCTCGTTCTCCGGGATCCGCGACTCCGAGAAGTCGGGCGTCGTGATCATCCACCAGGAGCTGGCGCTCAGCCCGTTCCTGTCGATCGCGGAGAACATCTTCCTCGGCAACGAGCAGGCCCGGCGCGGGGTGATCGACTGGAACGCCACCAACCTCGAGGCGGCCCGGCTGCTGCAGCGGGTGGGGCTGACGGAGAACCCGATCACCAAGATCACCGACATCGGCGTGGGCAAGCAGCAGCTGGTGGAGATCGCGAAGGCGCTGTCCAAGGACGTCCGGCTGCTGATCCTGGACGAGCCGACCGCGGCCCTGAACGACGAGGACTCCGCGCACCTGCTGGACCTGCTGCGCGGCCTGCGCGAGCACGGCATCACCTGCATCATCATCAGCCACAAGCTGAACGAGATCAAAGCCATCGCCGACCGGGTGACGGTCATCCGCGACGGCCGCACGATCGAGACCCTCGACCTCGACGCCGACGACATCTCCGAGGAGCGGATCATCCGCGGGATGGTCGGCCGCGACCTGCAGAGCCGCTACCCCGACCGCACCCCGGACATCGGCGAGGAGGTGCTGCGGATCGAGGACTGGACCGTGCAGCACCCGCTGGAGCACTCCCGCACCGTGGTGGACCACGCGAACCTCTACGTCCGGGCGGGTGAGGTCGTCGGCATCGCCGGGCTGATGGGCGCCGGGCGCACCGAGCTGGCGATGAGCGTCTTCGGCCGCTCCTACGGCCACAACATCACCGGAAACCTGTACAAGGACGGCCGGCAGATCCAGCTGAGGACCGTCCGCGACGCGATCAAGAACGGCATCGCCTACGCCACGGAGGACCGCAAGCGGTACGGCCTGAACCTGATCGACGACATCAAGCGCAACATCTCCGGTGCCGCGCTGGAGAAGCTGGCCAAGACCGGCTGGGTCGACGCCAACCGCGAGACCGTCGTGGCCAACGACTACCGCCAGAGCATGCGGATCAAGGCGCCGAACGTGGGCGTGCTGACCGGCAAGCTCTCGGGCGGCAACCAGCAGAAGGTCGTGCTGAGCAAGTGGATGTTCACCGACCCCGACGTGCTGATCCTGGACGAGCCCACCCGCGGCATCGACGTCGGCGCCAAGTACGAGATCTACACGATCATCAACACCCTGGCCGCGCAGGGGAAGGCGATCATCGTCATCTCCTCCGAGCTGCCGGAGCTGATGGGCATCTGCGACCGCATCTACGCCCTGGCCGCCGGCCGCATCACCGGTGAGGTCGAGGTGGCGGGCGCGAAGGCCGAAGATCTGATGCACTACATGACCATGGACAAGGACGGATCCCGATGA
- the mmsB gene encoding multiple monosaccharide ABC transporter permease, giving the protein MSSTTQTATDPSPVIPPPREQSSGGVLSFLAGRLRQIGIFIALIAIVILFQILTQGTLLTPRNVTSIINQNAYVLILAIGMVMIIIAGHIDLSVGSVVAFVGAMSGIFIVQWGLPVWAGVLLGLVVGGLIGAWQGFWVAYVGIPAFIVTLAGMLTFRGLTQMVLQNVPITPFPDSYVAIGSGFLPQPSATSTFEILTVVLGVAATAGLLLSQFRERAKRVKMGLEDEPRSWFLVKAAFTAVFILAITFTLASYRGTPIVLVILAALVLLYSTVMNRFVFGRHVYARGGNLHAAQLSGVDTKRVDFWLFVNMGVLAAIAGIAFTARSNSALPGAGTGFELDAIAAVFIGGAAVTGGIGTVTGAMIGGLIMGVLNNGMSLLGLGSEVQSFIKGFVLLLAVAFDIFNKRRAANASK; this is encoded by the coding sequence ATGAGCTCGACCACCCAGACCGCGACGGACCCGTCGCCGGTCATCCCGCCGCCGCGCGAGCAGTCCTCGGGCGGCGTGCTGTCGTTCCTCGCCGGACGGCTGCGCCAGATCGGCATCTTCATCGCCCTGATCGCGATCGTGATCCTGTTCCAGATCCTGACCCAGGGCACGCTGCTGACCCCGCGCAACGTCACCAGCATCATCAACCAGAACGCCTATGTCCTGATCCTGGCCATCGGCATGGTGATGATCATCATCGCCGGCCACATCGACCTCTCGGTGGGCTCGGTGGTGGCCTTCGTCGGCGCCATGAGCGGCATCTTCATCGTGCAGTGGGGCTTGCCGGTGTGGGCCGGCGTGCTGCTCGGCCTCGTCGTGGGCGGCCTGATCGGCGCCTGGCAGGGGTTCTGGGTCGCCTACGTCGGCATCCCGGCGTTCATCGTCACCCTGGCCGGCATGCTGACCTTCCGCGGCCTCACGCAGATGGTGCTGCAGAACGTGCCGATCACGCCGTTCCCGGACTCCTACGTGGCCATCGGCTCGGGCTTCCTGCCCCAGCCCAGCGCCACCTCGACCTTCGAGATCCTCACGGTCGTCCTCGGGGTGGCTGCGACCGCGGGCCTGCTGCTCAGCCAGTTCCGCGAGCGCGCCAAGCGGGTCAAGATGGGCCTGGAGGACGAGCCGCGCTCGTGGTTCCTGGTCAAGGCCGCCTTCACCGCCGTCTTCATCCTCGCCATCACCTTCACCCTGGCCAGCTACCGGGGCACCCCGATCGTGCTCGTCATCCTGGCCGCCCTCGTGCTGCTCTACTCGACGGTGATGAACCGCTTCGTGTTCGGCCGGCACGTCTACGCCCGCGGTGGCAACCTGCACGCGGCGCAGCTGTCCGGCGTCGACACCAAGCGGGTCGACTTCTGGCTGTTCGTCAACATGGGGGTGCTGGCCGCCATCGCCGGCATCGCCTTCACCGCCCGCAGCAACTCGGCCCTGCCCGGGGCCGGTACCGGCTTCGAGCTGGACGCCATCGCCGCCGTCTTCATCGGCGGGGCGGCGGTCACCGGCGGCATCGGCACGGTCACCGGGGCCATGATCGGCGGCCTGATCATGGGCGTGCTGAACAACGGCATGTCGCTGCTGGGCCTGGGCAGCGAGGTCCAGTCCTTCATCAAGGGCTTCGTCCTGCTGCTGGCCGTCGCGTTCGACATCTTCAACAAGCGCCGCGCCGCCAACGCCTCCAAGTAG
- a CDS encoding class I SAM-dependent methyltransferase, with product MTRSLLRRVLGGSRRRVYDAVLLSRRRHRFQSELARARAAGPVRINVGAGRRALPGWVNTDISWRCAAHLDVVRPWPVPAGSVDLVHGDNVIEHLTLEQGRVLLREAFRALAPGGVIRLSTPDVEASARSYLENGELARLGMARNAELGNVLTHPVQLLSEVYVGAEHYRGFCYDYAALAAEMRAVGFEVERRVAGDSHHPDLKGLEHRMHPAEVATQLCVEGTRPG from the coding sequence ATGACACGTTCGCTGCTCCGGCGTGTCCTCGGGGGATCACGACGGCGCGTCTACGACGCCGTGCTGCTGAGCCGACGACGACACCGCTTCCAGTCCGAGCTCGCCCGCGCCCGCGCGGCGGGCCCGGTGCGCATCAACGTCGGCGCCGGCCGCCGCGCGCTGCCCGGGTGGGTGAACACCGACATCTCCTGGCGCTGCGCGGCCCACCTCGACGTCGTCCGGCCCTGGCCCGTCCCGGCCGGCAGCGTCGACCTCGTGCACGGCGACAACGTGATCGAGCACCTCACCCTGGAGCAGGGACGGGTGCTGCTCCGGGAGGCGTTCCGGGCCCTCGCCCCGGGCGGGGTGATCCGGCTGTCGACCCCGGACGTCGAGGCCAGCGCCCGCAGCTACCTGGAGAACGGCGAGCTGGCGCGGCTGGGCATGGCGCGCAACGCCGAGCTGGGCAACGTCCTCACCCACCCCGTCCAGCTGCTCTCGGAGGTCTACGTCGGCGCCGAGCACTACCGCGGCTTCTGCTACGACTACGCCGCCCTCGCCGCCGAGATGCGGGCGGTCGGCTTCGAGGTCGAGCGCCGCGTCGCCGGCGACAGCCACCACCCGGACCTGAAGGGCCTGGAGCACCGCATGCACCCCGCCGAGGTGGCCACCCAGCTCTGCGTCGAGGGGACGCGACCGGGCTGA
- the map gene encoding type I methionyl aminopeptidase yields the protein MSPVLPAPVSPPRAVPRSIRRPDYVGRPAPRPYDGPDVQSAETVERMRVAGRIAAGAIQAAGAAIAPGVTTDALDAVAHTYLLDHGAYPSTLGYRGFPKSSCTSVNEVICHGIPDARPLEDGDLVKIDITAFVDGVHGDSCVTFGCGSVDEASRLLAERTQEALRRAVAAVRPGRRVNVIGRVIESYAKRFGYGVVRDYTGHGVHTAFHSGLVIPHVDEPRHDTVMAPGMTFTIEPMLTLGTSEWFMWDDGWTVLTADGSRCAQFEHSLVVTSTGAEVLTLP from the coding sequence GTGAGTCCCGTCCTGCCCGCCCCCGTCTCCCCGCCGCGTGCGGTCCCGCGCTCCATCCGCCGCCCCGACTACGTGGGGCGTCCCGCTCCCCGGCCCTACGACGGCCCCGACGTCCAGTCGGCCGAGACCGTGGAGAGGATGCGGGTGGCCGGCCGGATCGCCGCCGGCGCGATCCAGGCCGCCGGCGCGGCGATCGCCCCGGGGGTCACCACCGACGCCCTCGACGCGGTGGCCCACACCTACCTGCTCGACCACGGCGCCTACCCGTCGACGCTCGGCTACCGCGGGTTCCCCAAGTCCTCCTGCACCTCGGTCAACGAGGTGATCTGCCACGGCATCCCGGACGCCCGGCCGCTCGAGGACGGCGACCTGGTCAAGATCGACATCACCGCCTTCGTCGACGGCGTGCACGGCGACAGCTGCGTCACCTTCGGCTGCGGCTCGGTGGACGAGGCGTCCCGGCTGCTCGCCGAGCGCACCCAGGAGGCCCTGCGCCGCGCCGTCGCCGCCGTCCGCCCCGGCCGTCGGGTCAACGTCATCGGCCGCGTCATCGAGAGCTACGCGAAGCGGTTCGGCTACGGCGTCGTCCGCGACTACACGGGCCACGGCGTGCACACGGCGTTCCACTCCGGGCTGGTCATCCCGCACGTCGACGAGCCCCGGCACGACACGGTGATGGCGCCGGGCATGACCTTCACCATCGAGCCCATGCTGACGCTGGGCACGTCGGAGTGGTTCATGTGGGACGACGGCTGGACGGTGCTGACCGCCGACGGCAGCCGCTGCGCCCAGTTCGAGCACAGCCTGGTGGTCACGAGCACGGGCGCCGAGGTGCTGACCCTCCCCTGA
- a CDS encoding SRPBCC family protein yields the protein MAVRRLTAEGPAAVGTAWERYAEIARWPTWSPQIVRVDADAERIARGVTGTVHALGGLRLRFTITDVDVVARRWSWLVRLGPLQLDLHHDVRAVPGGGSATGLVIQGPAAVVTAYAPLAWWALQKLVAR from the coding sequence ATGGCCGTGCGCCGGCTGACGGCGGAGGGGCCGGCCGCGGTCGGGACCGCCTGGGAGCGCTACGCCGAGATCGCGCGCTGGCCGACCTGGTCCCCGCAGATCGTGCGGGTGGACGCCGACGCGGAGCGGATCGCCCGCGGGGTGACCGGGACGGTGCACGCGCTGGGCGGCCTCCGGCTGCGGTTCACGATCACCGACGTCGACGTGGTCGCCCGCCGCTGGAGCTGGCTGGTGCGGCTCGGCCCGCTGCAGCTGGACCTGCACCACGACGTGCGCGCCGTGCCCGGCGGCGGCTCGGCGACCGGCCTGGTGATCCAGGGACCGGCCGCCGTGGTGACGGCCTACGCCCCGCTGGCCTGGTGGGCCCTGCAGAAGCTCGTCGCGCGCTGA
- a CDS encoding transglutaminase-like domain-containing protein, protein MTTRTLQIGCEFVHQSRYDVPSVFQVEPLGDQQAELVESAWSGDPELRSTTYTDLYGNLCRRLVIPAGRSVIRYDATMIVPDDTEEADEEAPELAPEKLPDDVLIYTLPSRYALPDVLGKEAWNRFGGLDPGYTRVQAICDYVNSHLTFQYGASDARTTAADVHASGYGVCRDFTHLAVSLCRALNIPARYVFGYLPQIEVPPLDAPMDFAAWMEVYLGDRWWTFDPRNNQRRKGRVLIGRGRDAGDVAMATTFGSPYLESMTVIAQDER, encoded by the coding sequence GTGACCACCCGCACCCTGCAGATCGGCTGCGAGTTCGTCCACCAGTCGCGCTACGACGTGCCCTCGGTGTTCCAGGTGGAGCCGCTGGGTGACCAGCAGGCCGAGCTGGTCGAGTCCGCGTGGTCGGGCGACCCCGAGCTGCGCAGCACCACCTACACGGACCTGTACGGCAACCTGTGCCGCCGGCTCGTCATCCCGGCGGGCCGGTCGGTGATCCGCTACGACGCCACGATGATCGTCCCCGACGACACCGAGGAGGCCGACGAGGAGGCTCCGGAGCTCGCTCCGGAGAAGCTTCCCGACGACGTGCTGATCTACACCCTCCCCAGCCGGTACGCACTGCCCGACGTGCTGGGCAAGGAGGCGTGGAACCGCTTCGGCGGCCTGGACCCGGGCTACACCCGGGTGCAGGCGATCTGCGACTACGTCAACAGCCACCTCACGTTCCAGTACGGCGCGAGCGACGCCCGCACCACGGCCGCCGACGTGCACGCGTCCGGCTACGGCGTCTGCCGCGACTTCACCCACCTGGCGGTGTCGCTGTGCCGGGCGCTGAACATCCCGGCCCGGTACGTCTTCGGCTACCTCCCGCAGATCGAGGTGCCACCGCTGGACGCGCCGATGGACTTCGCGGCCTGGATGGAGGTCTACCTCGGCGACCGCTGGTGGACCTTCGACCCCCGCAACAACCAGCGGCGCAAGGGCCGGGTGCTGATCGGCCGCGGCCGTGACGCCGGGGACGTGGCCATGGCGACGACCTTCGGCTCGCCCTACCTGGAGAGCATGACCGTCATCGCCCAGGACGAGCGCTAG